From Rhizobium sp. NZLR1, a single genomic window includes:
- a CDS encoding CpaD family pilus assembly protein, protein MSGARSAAMEENRDQVMAHINSTTPRLGISKALFATVAMSLAALSGCAGPHDQLTTGGIPDDYRARHPIIVTEAEQTVDIPVASTDRRLTNAQRDLIRGFAANYIARASGPVYVLSPQGSPNSAAAYQLRNQVRAELARRGIASSKIVNTSYAAVGPGDAAPIRLSFTGTTAITTQCGQWPKDISSDLTNQNYYNFGCASQNNLAAQIANPEDLVAPRGMTPIDAQRRNNAIQEYRTTTSTIEEVAGSDSSF, encoded by the coding sequence ATGAGCGGCGCACGGTCGGCAGCAATGGAAGAGAACAGGGATCAGGTGATGGCCCATATCAATTCGACGACACCCCGCCTCGGAATCTCGAAGGCGCTTTTTGCCACGGTTGCCATGTCGCTGGCCGCCCTTTCCGGATGCGCCGGCCCACATGACCAGCTGACGACCGGCGGTATTCCCGACGACTATCGCGCGCGTCACCCGATCATCGTGACCGAAGCGGAGCAGACGGTGGACATTCCCGTCGCCTCCACCGATCGCCGCCTGACCAACGCCCAGCGCGACCTCATTCGCGGTTTTGCCGCAAACTACATCGCGCGCGCCTCGGGTCCGGTTTACGTGCTATCGCCGCAAGGCTCGCCCAATTCGGCGGCAGCCTATCAACTGCGCAATCAGGTCCGTGCCGAGCTGGCGAGGAGGGGGATCGCAAGCTCGAAAATCGTCAACACCTCCTACGCCGCGGTCGGCCCCGGCGATGCGGCACCGATCCGGCTGAGCTTTACCGGCACCACGGCGATCACCACGCAATGCGGCCAGTGGCCGAAGGACATCTCTAGCGATTTGACCAACCAGAATTATTATAATTTCGGCTGCGCCTCGCAGAACAACCTCGCCGCCCAGATCGCCAATCCTGAGGATCTGGTGGCGCCCCGCGGCATGACCCCGATCGACGCGCAGCGCCGCAACAACGCGATCCAGGAATATCGGACGACGACATCGACGATCGAAGAGGTCGCCGGCAGCGACAGCAGCTTCTGA
- a CDS encoding CpaE family protein produces MSAIEYEIKNQSELRHAEEAVRMADLENMRPLPRISVHAFCESEALQQVMERCANDRRVAKVSMRITSGGIAAAANMFSGAPTPNLIILETKANAGNLLSELAPLAAVCDPTTKVVIIGYYNDIGLYRDLIRNGISEYMVQPVAMPDILASMASIFVDPEAEPLGRSIAFIGSKGGTGASTIAHNCAFGISNLFSSETILADLDLPYGTANIDFDQDPAQGIAEAVFAPDRLDEVFLDRLLTKCSEHLSLLAAPSLLDRAYDFDGQAFQPVLDVLQRSAPVTVLDVPHTWSEWTRSVLSSVDEVVITAVPDLANLRNAKNMLDALRKMRPNDKPPHLILNQVGMPKRPEISPSDFCEPLEIDPIAIIPFDIHLFGNAANSGRMISEVDPKSPTAETFSQISHIVTGRVAIKKAKKGGLLGLLKRK; encoded by the coding sequence ATGAGCGCGATAGAGTACGAAATCAAGAATCAAAGCGAGCTTCGCCACGCCGAGGAGGCGGTGCGCATGGCCGATCTGGAAAACATGCGGCCGCTGCCGCGCATCTCCGTGCATGCCTTCTGTGAGAGCGAGGCTCTGCAGCAGGTCATGGAACGCTGCGCCAATGATCGACGCGTGGCAAAGGTCAGCATGCGCATCACCAGCGGCGGCATCGCCGCTGCCGCCAATATGTTCTCCGGCGCCCCGACGCCGAACCTCATCATCCTCGAGACCAAGGCGAATGCCGGAAACCTTCTCTCCGAACTCGCGCCGCTCGCCGCCGTCTGCGATCCGACGACCAAAGTCGTCATTATCGGCTACTACAACGATATCGGGCTTTATCGCGACCTCATCCGCAACGGCATCTCCGAATACATGGTCCAGCCCGTTGCCATGCCCGATATCCTGGCGTCGATGGCCTCGATCTTCGTCGATCCGGAAGCCGAGCCGCTCGGCCGCAGCATCGCCTTCATCGGCTCGAAGGGCGGTACTGGCGCCTCGACCATCGCGCATAATTGTGCCTTCGGCATTTCCAACCTCTTCTCATCCGAGACGATCCTCGCCGATCTCGACCTGCCCTATGGCACCGCGAACATCGACTTCGACCAGGATCCGGCCCAGGGCATCGCCGAAGCTGTCTTCGCGCCCGACCGTCTCGACGAGGTCTTCCTGGACCGCCTGCTGACGAAATGTTCCGAACATCTCTCCCTGCTTGCGGCACCCTCGCTGCTCGACCGTGCCTATGATTTCGATGGCCAGGCGTTCCAGCCGGTGCTCGATGTGCTGCAGCGCAGCGCGCCCGTTACCGTGCTCGACGTTCCGCATACATGGTCGGAATGGACACGCTCGGTGCTGTCGAGTGTCGACGAAGTGGTCATCACAGCGGTTCCCGATCTCGCCAACCTGCGCAATGCCAAGAACATGCTGGACGCGTTGCGCAAGATGCGGCCGAACGACAAGCCGCCGCATCTGATCCTCAACCAGGTCGGCATGCCGAAACGTCCGGAGATTTCACCATCGGATTTCTGTGAGCCGCTGGAGATCGATCCGATCGCCATCATTCCCTTCGACATCCATCTTTTCGGCAATGCCGCCAATAGCGGCCGGATGATCTCGGAAGTCGACCCGAAGTCGCCGACGGCGGAAACCTTTTCGCAGATATCGCACATCGTCACCGGCCGTGTCGCGATCAAGAAGGCGAAGAAGGGCGGACTGCTGGGCCTCCTGAAGCGCAAGTAG
- a CDS encoding CpaF family protein, which yields MFGKRGNEGSGKVGGAIAPPPPAPAAAPAASSPSILVEPAREPARQQVTPPPMQTPQRKRPVRTDEYYDTKAQVFSALIDTIDLSQLSKLDGESAREEIRDIVNDIITIKNYAMSISEQEELLEDICNDVLGYGPLEPLLARDDIADIMVNGAGQTFIEVGGKTIESEIRFRDNAQLLSICQRIVSQVGRRVDESSPICDARLPDGSRVNVIAPPLSIDGPALTIRKFKKDKLTLDQLVRFGAITAEGATVLQIIGRVRCNVVISGGTGSGKTTLLNCLTNYIDRDERVITCEDTAELQLQQPHVVRLETRPPNIEGEGEITMRDLVKNCLRMRPERIIVGEVRGPEVFDLLQAMNTGHDGSMGTIHANTPRECLSRIESMIAMGGFTLPAKTVREIISSSVDVIIQAARLRDGSRRITQITEVIGMEGDVIITQDLMRYEIEGEDAGGRLIGRHMSTGVGKPHFWDRARYFNEEKRLAAALDAMEAKTKD from the coding sequence ATGTTTGGAAAACGCGGAAACGAAGGTTCCGGAAAGGTTGGAGGGGCGATTGCTCCCCCGCCGCCGGCTCCGGCCGCTGCCCCTGCGGCCTCTTCCCCCTCGATTCTGGTCGAACCCGCTCGCGAGCCCGCACGCCAGCAGGTGACGCCGCCGCCGATGCAGACGCCGCAGCGCAAGCGCCCTGTTCGTACCGATGAATATTACGACACCAAGGCGCAGGTGTTTTCCGCGCTGATCGATACGATCGATCTTTCGCAGCTTTCCAAGCTCGACGGCGAAAGCGCGCGCGAGGAAATCCGCGACATCGTCAACGACATCATCACCATCAAGAACTATGCGATGTCGATCTCCGAGCAGGAAGAGCTGCTCGAGGATATCTGCAACGACGTTCTCGGCTACGGTCCGCTGGAGCCATTGCTGGCGCGCGACGATATCGCCGATATCATGGTCAACGGCGCCGGCCAGACGTTCATCGAAGTCGGCGGCAAGACGATCGAATCGGAGATCCGCTTCCGCGACAATGCGCAGCTTCTCTCGATCTGCCAGCGCATCGTCAGCCAGGTCGGCCGCCGTGTCGACGAATCGAGCCCGATCTGCGATGCCCGCCTGCCCGATGGCTCGCGTGTCAACGTTATCGCGCCGCCGCTGTCGATCGACGGGCCGGCGCTCACCATCCGCAAGTTCAAGAAGGATAAGCTGACGCTCGATCAGCTCGTCCGTTTCGGTGCGATCACGGCGGAAGGCGCGACCGTGTTGCAGATCATCGGGCGCGTGCGCTGCAACGTCGTCATTTCGGGCGGTACCGGCTCGGGCAAGACGACGCTGCTGAACTGCCTCACCAACTATATCGACAGGGATGAACGCGTCATCACCTGCGAGGATACCGCCGAACTGCAGCTGCAGCAGCCGCATGTCGTACGTCTCGAAACGCGCCCGCCGAATATCGAAGGCGAGGGCGAGATTACCATGCGCGATCTCGTCAAGAACTGCCTGCGTATGCGTCCCGAGCGCATCATCGTCGGCGAAGTGCGCGGACCTGAGGTTTTCGACTTGCTGCAGGCGATGAACACCGGTCACGACGGCTCGATGGGCACCATCCACGCCAATACGCCGCGCGAATGCCTGAGCCGTATCGAATCGATGATCGCCATGGGGGGCTTCACCCTGCCGGCAAAGACGGTGCGTGAGATCATCTCCAGCTCGGTGGACGTGATCATCCAGGCGGCGCGCCTTCGCGACGGTTCGCGCCGCATCACCCAGATCACCGAGGTGATCGGCATGGAAGGCGACGTCATCATCACCCAGGACCTGATGCGTTACGAGATCGAAGGCGAGGATGCGGGCGGCCGCCTGATCGGCCGGCACATGTCGACCGGCGTCGGCAAGCCGCATTTCTGGGATCGCGCCCGTTACTTCAACGAGGAAAAGCGTCTTGCCGCTGCCCTTGACGCGATGGAAGCGAAAACGAAGGATTAG
- a CDS encoding type II secretion system F family protein, which translates to MFGFDPIVLAIVVLAAISAAAVAYALMFSRIEADKKSASRINRVKSAESDRVKVKAARDRVQEMSKRRKSVQDNLKDLEKRQHEKTKKTLTMKSRLVQAGLTITVGKFYLISAIFACVLLLMAFIIGVSLMVIIGIAVVAGLGLPRWIVGFLIKRRQNKFLNELPNALDVITRSIKSGLPLNDAIRLIATEGTEPVKSEFRRVIEAQQVGLSIPDACARMTTQMPLQEVSFFAIVIAIQSQAGGNLSEAIGNLSKVIRERRKMKAKVSALSMEAKASAVIIGALPFIVATLVYLTSPNYMMILFTDPRGHFIMGVSAIWMSIGIFVMRNMVNFDI; encoded by the coding sequence ATGTTCGGGTTCGATCCGATAGTGCTGGCAATCGTCGTCCTCGCCGCCATCTCCGCGGCGGCGGTCGCCTATGCCCTGATGTTTTCCCGGATCGAGGCCGACAAGAAATCGGCAAGCCGCATCAACCGCGTCAAATCGGCTGAAAGCGACCGGGTCAAGGTCAAGGCCGCCCGCGACCGGGTGCAGGAAATGTCGAAGCGCCGGAAATCGGTGCAGGACAATCTGAAGGATCTGGAAAAGCGCCAGCACGAAAAGACCAAGAAGACCCTGACGATGAAATCCCGGCTGGTGCAGGCCGGCCTGACGATCACGGTCGGGAAATTCTATCTCATCAGCGCCATCTTCGCCTGCGTGCTGCTGCTCATGGCTTTCATCATCGGTGTATCGTTGATGGTGATAATCGGTATTGCCGTCGTCGCCGGTCTCGGCCTGCCGCGCTGGATCGTCGGTTTCCTGATCAAGCGCCGCCAGAACAAGTTCCTCAACGAGCTCCCCAATGCGCTTGACGTCATCACCCGCTCGATCAAATCGGGCCTGCCGCTCAACGATGCGATCCGTCTCATCGCCACCGAAGGTACCGAGCCGGTGAAGAGCGAGTTCCGGCGCGTGATCGAGGCGCAGCAGGTGGGCCTCAGCATCCCCGACGCCTGCGCCCGCATGACGACCCAAATGCCGCTCCAGGAAGTCAGCTTCTTCGCCATCGTCATCGCCATCCAGTCGCAGGCTGGCGGCAATCTGTCGGAAGCAATCGGCAACCTTTCCAAGGTGATACGCGAGCGCAGGAAAATGAAGGCCAAGGTCTCGGCGCTTTCGATGGAAGCCAAGGCGTCGGCCGTCATCATCGGTGCTCTGCCCTTCATCGTCGCGACCCTCGTCTATCTCACGTCGCCGAACTACATGATGATCCTTTTCACCGATCCGCGCGGCCATTTCATCATGGGTGTCTCGGCGATCTGGATGTCGATCGGCATCTTCGTCATGCGCAACATGGTCAATTTTGACATCTAG
- a CDS encoding type II secretion system F family protein: MSQDLAATLTNPSMLIALFVAVAVFATFYTIAIPFFERGDLNKRMKAVSTEREQIRARERARMNAETGAGKASLRSQNNRSVRQIVERFNLRKALVDENTVNKLRAAGFRSENALNTFLVARFLLPFLFLALAVFWVFGLGHLAERGLPIRMFAVIAIGYVGFYAPNIYVSNRMGKRQHSIKRAWPDALDLMLICVESGISIEAAMRRVSEELGEQSPALAEEMVLTTAELSFLPDRRMALENLATRTQIELVRSVTQALIQADRYGTPVAQALRVLAQEGRDERMNEAEKKAAALPPKLTVPMILFFLPVLIAVILGPAGIQVSDKF, encoded by the coding sequence ATGTCGCAGGACCTTGCCGCAACCCTGACCAATCCGAGCATGCTGATCGCGCTCTTCGTCGCGGTCGCCGTCTTCGCCACGTTTTACACGATCGCCATCCCCTTCTTCGAGCGCGGCGATCTCAACAAGCGTATGAAGGCCGTCTCGACCGAGCGCGAGCAGATCCGCGCTCGCGAACGCGCCCGCATGAACGCCGAAACCGGCGCCGGCAAAGCCTCGCTCAGGAGCCAGAACAATCGTTCGGTCCGCCAGATCGTCGAACGCTTCAACCTGCGCAAGGCGCTCGTCGACGAGAATACCGTCAACAAGCTGCGTGCTGCCGGATTTCGCTCCGAGAATGCGCTGAATACCTTCCTCGTGGCGCGTTTCCTGCTGCCCTTCCTCTTCCTGGCGCTTGCCGTCTTCTGGGTCTTCGGTCTCGGCCATCTCGCCGAAAGGGGCCTGCCCATCCGCATGTTCGCTGTCATCGCCATCGGCTATGTCGGTTTCTACGCGCCGAACATCTATGTCTCGAACCGCATGGGCAAGCGCCAGCACTCGATCAAACGTGCCTGGCCGGATGCGCTGGACCTGATGCTGATCTGCGTCGAATCCGGCATCTCGATCGAGGCCGCGATGCGTCGCGTGTCGGAAGAACTCGGCGAGCAGTCGCCGGCGCTCGCCGAGGAGATGGTGCTGACCACGGCTGAACTCTCCTTCCTGCCGGATCGCCGCATGGCGCTCGAAAATCTTGCCACGCGCACCCAGATCGAGCTGGTACGCTCGGTCACTCAAGCGCTGATCCAGGCCGATCGCTACGGCACGCCGGTCGCGCAGGCGCTGCGTGTCCTCGCCCAGGAAGGCCGCGACGAGCGCATGAACGAAGCCGAAAAGAAGGCGGCCGCCCTGCCGCCGAAACTGACGGTGCCGATGATCCTGTTCTTCCTGCCGGTGCTGATCGCTGTTATTCTTGGCCCGGCCGGCATTCAGGTCTCAGACAAGTTCTGA
- a CDS encoding LysE family translocator: MSSAGVFISIMAALAVGAMSPGPSFVVVSRIAISRSRLDGLAAALGMGAGGVVFAVLALAGLTALLSQFEWLYVLLKVAGGAYLIYIAVNIWRGAGQPLEVSDAGDSQRAPMLSFTTALLTQLSNPKTIIVYASLFAALLPRTVPLDLMVALPLGVFAVEAGWYSIVAFAFSARHPRRLYLAAKSWIDRAAGAVMGGLGLRLILSGLSVR; this comes from the coding sequence ATGTCTTCCGCAGGCGTTTTCATCAGCATCATGGCAGCCCTGGCAGTCGGCGCTATGAGCCCCGGCCCGAGCTTCGTCGTCGTCTCCAGGATTGCCATTTCGCGGTCACGGCTGGATGGTCTTGCGGCCGCACTCGGCATGGGCGCCGGCGGCGTCGTTTTTGCCGTGCTGGCACTCGCCGGGCTGACGGCGCTGCTGTCTCAGTTCGAATGGCTCTATGTCTTGCTGAAGGTCGCAGGCGGCGCCTATCTCATTTATATCGCCGTCAATATCTGGAGAGGTGCTGGCCAGCCGCTGGAGGTTTCCGACGCCGGCGATAGCCAACGCGCGCCGATGCTGAGCTTCACGACCGCGCTGCTGACCCAACTCAGCAACCCGAAGACCATCATCGTCTATGCCAGCCTCTTTGCCGCGCTTCTACCGAGGACGGTGCCGCTCGATCTAATGGTTGCGCTGCCGCTTGGCGTCTTTGCGGTGGAAGCGGGGTGGTATTCGATCGTGGCCTTCGCCTTTTCGGCCCGCCATCCGCGGCGGCTCTATCTCGCTGCGAAGAGCTGGATAGACCGGGCCGCCGGTGCCGTGATGGGCGGCCTCGGACTTCGTCTCATTCTTTCGGGCCTGAGTGTCCGCTAG
- a CDS encoding tetratricopeptide repeat protein encodes MPASLTSTFTNRILQGAAASLIVLAVAGCSTTKDRMTTGSVPKLTKPVEEMDATELRSATDRLGQAYEKNPRDPVTGVSYANLLRMNGRDTQALAVMQQVAISNPADRNVLAAYGKAQAAAGQFQQALDTIGRAQTPDRPDWKLISAEGAILDQMGRASDARQRYRDALDIQPNEPSILSNLGMSYVLTGDLRTAETYLRSAASQPTADSRVRQNLALVVGLQGHFPEAEQIARRELSPQQADANVAYLRGMLSQQNSWQKLAAKDKTPGAAEASNTN; translated from the coding sequence ATGCCCGCCTCGCTTACATCCACATTCACGAATCGTATCCTGCAGGGCGCTGCGGCATCGCTCATCGTCCTGGCGGTTGCCGGCTGCTCGACGACCAAGGACCGGATGACGACAGGCTCGGTGCCGAAGCTCACCAAGCCGGTTGAAGAGATGGACGCGACCGAGCTGCGCTCGGCAACCGACCGGCTCGGTCAGGCCTATGAAAAGAACCCGCGCGATCCCGTCACCGGCGTCAGCTATGCCAACCTGCTGCGCATGAACGGCCGTGACACGCAAGCGCTCGCCGTCATGCAGCAGGTGGCGATCAGCAATCCCGCCGACCGCAACGTGCTGGCCGCCTACGGCAAGGCGCAGGCAGCGGCCGGCCAGTTCCAGCAGGCGCTCGATACGATCGGCCGCGCCCAGACACCCGACCGTCCGGACTGGAAGCTGATCTCGGCCGAAGGCGCGATCCTCGACCAGATGGGCCGGGCAAGCGACGCCAGGCAGCGCTACCGCGACGCGCTCGACATTCAGCCGAACGAGCCCTCCATCCTGTCCAACCTCGGCATGTCCTACGTGCTGACAGGCGATCTGCGCACGGCCGAAACCTATCTGCGCTCCGCCGCCAGCCAGCCGACCGCCGACAGTCGCGTCAGGCAGAACCTTGCCCTCGTCGTCGGCCTGCAGGGACATTTCCCCGAGGCCGAGCAGATCGCCCGGCGCGAACTTTCGCCGCAGCAGGCCGATGCCAATGTCGCCTATCTCAGAGGCATGCTCTCGCAGCAGAATTCCTGGCAGAAACTCGCCGCCAAGGACAAGACGCCGGGTGCCGCGGAGGCCAGCAATACCAACTAA
- a CDS encoding M17 family metallopeptidase, protein MAPYQFIERATPFNTKGGSTLPIFAVTPAHIETGTIDPIALDWARRAGYKAESGSVLLIPTAEGHLGGALFGLGTNPSEQPYITGRLARALPAGDWHIETAPLTANRLALGFGLGSYRFDRYKSEKTPAATLMIPRDADSADIKRQLAGVFLARDLINTPTNDMGPEQLEAAFRGLAAHYKAEISVIKGDDLLEQNFPLVHTVGRASADAPRLLELRWGKKGHRKVTLVGKGVCFDTGGLDIKPAASMLLMKKDMGGAANVMGLALMIMDAKLKVDLRVIVPVVENAISSNAFRPGDIYKSRKGLTVQIDNTDAEGRLILADALAYADEDEPELLIDMATLTGAARVALGPDLPPFFTDDANLAHDLTEASLETDDPIWRLPLYSGYEKDIRTKFADLTNAPAGGMAGAITAALFLKRFVGKAKSWAHFDIYGWAQSERPHSPGGGEAQAIRALFHHIRESLR, encoded by the coding sequence ATGGCCCCCTATCAGTTCATCGAGAGAGCGACCCCTTTCAACACCAAGGGCGGTTCGACGCTGCCGATCTTTGCCGTCACCCCCGCCCATATCGAGACCGGCACGATCGATCCGATCGCGCTCGATTGGGCGCGCAGGGCGGGCTACAAGGCCGAAAGCGGGTCGGTGCTGCTGATCCCGACGGCCGAAGGCCATCTCGGCGGCGCGCTTTTTGGCCTCGGCACCAATCCATCCGAGCAGCCTTATATTACTGGCAGGCTCGCCCGGGCGCTGCCGGCCGGCGACTGGCACATCGAGACTGCACCGCTGACGGCAAATCGCCTGGCTCTCGGCTTTGGTCTCGGCAGCTACCGTTTCGACCGCTACAAGTCCGAAAAAACGCCGGCGGCGACGCTGATGATCCCCCGCGATGCCGACAGTGCCGACATCAAGCGCCAGCTCGCCGGCGTCTTTCTCGCCCGCGACCTCATCAATACCCCGACCAATGATATGGGGCCGGAACAGCTCGAGGCGGCCTTCCGCGGCCTGGCCGCACATTACAAGGCAGAGATATCGGTTATCAAAGGCGACGACCTGCTCGAGCAAAACTTCCCGCTGGTCCATACCGTCGGCCGCGCCAGCGCCGATGCACCGCGCCTTCTCGAATTGCGCTGGGGCAAAAAGGGCCATCGCAAGGTGACACTCGTCGGCAAGGGCGTCTGCTTCGATACTGGCGGTCTCGATATCAAGCCTGCCGCCTCCATGCTGCTGATGAAGAAGGATATGGGCGGCGCGGCGAATGTCATGGGGCTTGCCCTGATGATCATGGACGCCAAGCTGAAGGTCGACCTGCGTGTCATCGTCCCGGTCGTCGAAAACGCCATCTCGTCCAATGCCTTCCGCCCCGGCGACATCTACAAGAGCCGCAAGGGTCTGACCGTCCAGATCGACAATACCGATGCTGAAGGCCGTCTGATCCTAGCCGATGCGCTCGCCTATGCCGACGAGGACGAGCCCGAGCTCTTGATCGACATGGCGACGCTGACCGGTGCTGCCCGTGTCGCCCTCGGTCCTGACCTCCCGCCCTTCTTCACCGATGACGCCAATCTGGCGCATGATCTGACCGAAGCGAGCCTGGAAACAGACGATCCGATCTGGCGCCTGCCGCTCTATTCCGGTTACGAAAAGGATATCCGCACCAAGTTCGCCGATCTGACCAATGCGCCGGCCGGCGGCATGGCGGGGGCGATCACCGCGGCCCTCTTCCTCAAGCGTTTCGTCGGCAAGGCGAAGAGCTGGGCGCATTTTGACATTTACGGCTGGGCGCAGTCCGAACGGCCGCATTCGCCGGGCGGTGGTGAAGCACAGGCAATCCGCGCGCTCTTCCATCATATCCGCGAGAGCCTGCGCTGA
- a CDS encoding MarR family winged helix-turn-helix transcriptional regulator, whose protein sequence is MPIELTASQALGLWHGVALDQVRHDDRDLTLRQMAILLHIYLVPPPHTVRGLAATLDVTKPVITRALDTMGEMGLVDRVRDDADRRSVIIKRTVGGALYLEKLGDLVRDQARRLPL, encoded by the coding sequence GTGCCGATCGAATTGACCGCCTCGCAGGCGCTGGGGCTCTGGCATGGCGTGGCGCTCGATCAGGTCCGTCACGATGACCGCGATTTGACGTTGCGCCAGATGGCGATCCTGCTGCATATTTATCTGGTGCCGCCGCCGCATACGGTGCGTGGGCTTGCCGCCACCCTTGACGTCACCAAGCCGGTCATCACCCGCGCCTTGGATACGATGGGCGAAATGGGCCTGGTCGATCGTGTGCGCGACGATGCCGACCGGCGCAGCGTAATCATCAAGCGCACCGTCGGCGGCGCGCTGTACCTGGAAAAGCTTGGCGACCTCGTCCGTGATCAGGCCCGCCGGCTGCCGCTCTGA
- a CDS encoding NlpC/P60 family protein: protein MTMLDRRLHAYRPDLAEAGLEGKVEALRFVDGALARVAVPVVGLRPEPDLARGIDTELLLGEDVTVFDRAGGWCWVKAASDGYVGYLSADALSEGRPPPTHIVTVQRTFLYSEPELRKPHQAILSMGSRVHVAGEAEARGNHYVVLDDGTAIFAKHLQPIGALAGADYVEITARFLETPYLWGGRSGLGIDCSGLVQLAMLMSGRDAPRDTDMQAAGLGQPIDRAEIRRGDLVFWKGHVAVFEDPETILHANGHSMTVARENFEAAVKRIGWLYEQPTGYRRPTG from the coding sequence ATGACGATGCTCGACCGCCGGCTGCATGCCTATCGGCCCGATCTCGCCGAAGCGGGGCTCGAAGGCAAGGTAGAGGCTTTGCGCTTCGTGGACGGCGCCCTGGCGCGTGTCGCCGTTCCGGTCGTCGGCCTGCGCCCCGAACCGGACCTTGCGCGTGGCATCGATACCGAACTGCTTCTTGGCGAGGACGTGACGGTGTTCGATCGCGCCGGCGGCTGGTGCTGGGTGAAAGCCGCTTCGGACGGTTACGTCGGTTATCTCTCTGCAGACGCGCTGTCGGAAGGCCGGCCGCCCCCCACCCACATCGTCACCGTCCAGCGCACCTTCCTTTATTCGGAGCCGGAATTGCGCAAGCCGCACCAGGCCATCCTGTCGATGGGAAGCCGCGTCCATGTCGCCGGCGAGGCGGAAGCGCGCGGCAATCACTATGTCGTGCTCGATGACGGAACCGCGATTTTTGCCAAGCACCTCCAGCCGATCGGCGCCCTCGCTGGCGCCGACTATGTCGAAATCACGGCCCGTTTTCTGGAAACGCCCTACCTCTGGGGCGGACGCTCCGGCCTCGGCATCGATTGCTCCGGCCTCGTCCAGCTGGCGATGCTGATGAGCGGCCGAGATGCGCCGCGCGATACCGACATGCAGGCGGCCGGCCTCGGCCAGCCGATCGACCGCGCCGAAATCCGCCGCGGCGACCTGGTCTTCTGGAAGGGCCATGTCGCCGTCTTCGAGGATCCGGAAACCATCCTCCACGCCAACGGCCACAGCATGACGGTGGCGCGCGAGAATTTCGAGGCCGCCGTAAAGCGTATCGGTTGGCTTTACGAGCAGCCAACCGGCTACCGCCGCCCGACCGGCTGA